In Nicotiana tabacum cultivar K326 chromosome 2, ASM71507v2, whole genome shotgun sequence, the following proteins share a genomic window:
- the LOC107765691 gene encoding epidermis-specific secreted glycoprotein EP1, giving the protein MSPSLPTTLVVSLFLFCQIFPSIAQVPVEKTFKFVNEGELGPFVVEYQADYRAFSGIFTNPFQFCFYNTTPNAWTLALRMGTVRSESLMRWVWEANRGNPVKENATFALGTDGNLVLAEANGRIAWQTNTANKGVTGYKLLPNGNFVLHNSKGKFIWQSFDHPTDTLLVGQSLRLSGPNKLMSRASVKKNANGPYSLEVKPKLFGIYNRTKLAVELAWFDLGNSTLESVKLNSGNQRLKLDYRLAKSTTRSSHVMAFTKINTTLTYLRLEIDGNLKAYTFYEDKEEDRFRWRVTYNML; this is encoded by the coding sequence ATGTCTCCTTCATTGCCTACTACACTTGTcgtctctctctttcttttctgcCAAATATTTCCCTCAATTGCCCAAGTCCCTGTTGAGAAAACCTTCAAATTCGTTAATGAAGGCGAATTAGGACCTTTTGTTGTCGAATACCAAGCAGATTATCGTGCTTTTTCTGGAATTTTCACAAATCCATTCCAGTTCTGTTTTTATAACACTACCCCTAATGCCTGGACACTAGCTTTGCGCATGGGCACTGTCCGTTCTGAATCTCTAATGCGTTGGGTATGGGAAGCTAATAGGGGAAATCCTGTCAAGGAAAATGCCACTTTTGCTTTAGGAACAGATGGAAATCTTGTCTTGGCAGAAGCTAATGGTCGAATTGCTTGGCAAACAAACACAGCCAACAAAGGTGTCACTGGTTACAAGTTGTTACCAAATGGTAACTTTGTACTTCATAACTCAAAGGGAAAATTtatttggcagagtttcgaccATCCCACTGACACTCTTTTGGTGGGCCAATCGCTCCGATTGTCAGGCCCGAATAAGCTCATGAGCCGGGCTTCGGTGAAAAAGAATGCAAACGGGCCTTATAGTTTGGAAGTGAAACCAAAATTGTTCGGTATCTACAACAGAACCAAGCTTGCCGTGGAATTAGCTTGGTTTGATCTCGGAAATAGCACTTTGGAATCAGTAAAATTGAACAGCGGAAATCAAAGGTTGAAGTTGGACTACAGATTGGCTAAATCAACAACAAGAAGTTCCCATGTTATGGCGTTTACTAAAATCAACACAACTTTGACATACCTTCGCCTAGAAATAGATGGAAATCTCAAGGCCTACACTTTCTACGAAGACAAAGAAGAAGACAGATTCCGTTGGCGCGTAACTTATAACATGCTTTAA